Genomic DNA from Pleurodeles waltl isolate 20211129_DDA chromosome 1_2, aPleWal1.hap1.20221129, whole genome shotgun sequence:
agaaaaaaactttttaaacttttaagaactttttgaaagttttagaagtacttttcagcacttagaaaagagtgaaaagaggaaatgcaaaactttttggctatgtgtatatacactgaccttgttttgtatatttttctcttatgaaaagtacaatgacaagagtggtaagtagtctcaaagcacttatcccaccgctgcacaaccaatgtaggaggctgtactggcttgtagtgagtaccaaggggtacttgcaccttgcaccaggcccagttatcccttattagtgtatagggtgtctagcagcttaggctgatagataatggtagcttagcagagcagcttaggctgaactaggagacgtgtgaagctactacagtaccacttagtgtcatatgcacaatatcataagaaaacacaatacacagttatactaaaaataaaggtactttatttttatgacaatatgccaaagtatcttagagtgtaccctcagtgagaggataggaaatatacacaagatatatatacacaatagcaaaaatatgcagtatagtcttagaaaacagtgcaaacaatgtatagttacaataggatgcaatggggaaacatagggataggggcaacacaaaccatatactccagaagtggaatgcgaaccacgaatggaccccaaacctatgtgaccttgtagagggtcgctgggactattagaaaatagtgagagttagcaaaataaccctccccaagaccctgaaaagtgagtgcaaagtgcactaaagttcccctaaggacaaaatagtcgtgttagagggaaaatgcaaggaaaacacaaatcagcaatgcaacaacgatggattcctgactgagggtacctgtggaacaaggggaccaagtccaaaagtcacaagcaactcggagatgggcagatgcccaagaaatgccagcggttggtgcagagaagctcttactaggctgaagaactgtgaatactgcaggaacgacaagggctagagacttcccctttggaggatggatcccccacgccttggagagtcgtgcagaagtgttttcccgccggatggatgccaacaagccttgctacacgcaaatcgtgcgtttggcgtttttggatgctgctggggcccaggagggaccaggaggtcgcaaattggacctgcagagagaggggacgtcgagcaagacaaagagccctcactaaagcaggtagcacccggaaaagtgccagaaacaggcactacaaggatgcgtgaaacggtgctcgccgaagttgcacaaaggagtcccacgtggccggagaccaacttagaaagtcgtgcaatgcaggttagagtgccgtggacccaggcttggctgtgcacgaaggatttctgccggaagtgcacaggggccggagtagcttgcaaagtcgcggttcccagcaatgcagcccagcgaggtgaggcaaggacttacctccaccaatcttgggctgaagagtcactggactgtgggggtcacttggacggtgtcgctggattcgagggacctcgctcgtcgtgctgagaggagacccaagggaccggtaatgcagctttttggtgcctgcggttgcagggggaagattccgtcgacccacaggagatttcttcggagcttctggtgcagagaggaggcagactacccccacagcatgcacagcaggaaaacagtcgagaaggcggcaggatcagcgttacagagttgcagtagtcgtctttgctactatgttgcaggtttgcaggcttccagcgcggtcagtggtcgattccttatcagaaggtgaagagggagatgcagaggaactcggctgagctcatgcattcgttatctaaagtttccccagagacagagaccctaaatagccagaaaagagggtttggctacctaggagagaggaaaggctactaacacctgaaggagcctatcacaaggagtctctgacgtcacctggtggcactggccactcagagcagtccagtgtgccagcagcacctctgtttccaagatggcagaggtctggagcacactggaggagctctggacacctcccaggggaggtgcaggtcaggggagtggtcactcccctttcctttgtccagtttcgcgccagagcaggggctaaggggtccctgaaccggtgtagactggcttatgcagaattgggcacatctgtgcccaacaaagcatttccagaggctgggggaggctactcctcccctgccttcacaccattttccaaagggagagggtgtcacaccctctctcagaggaagttctttgttctgccatcctgggccaggcctggctggaccccaggagggcagctgcctgtctgaggggttggcagcagcagcagctgcagagaaactccaggaagggcagtctggcagtaccagggtctgtgctacagaccactgggatcatggaattgtaccaacaatgccaggatggcatagagggggcaattccatgatcatagacatgttacatggccatattcggagttaccatggtgaagctacatataggtagtgacctatatgtagtgcacgcgtgtaatggtgtccccgcactcacaaagttcagtgaattggctctgaacaatgtgggggcaccttggctagtgccagggtgccctcacactaagtaactttgcacctaacctttaccaggtaaaggttagacatataggtgacttataagttacttaagtgcagtgtaaaatggctgtgaaataacgtggacgttatttcactcaggctgcagtggcaggcctgtgtaagaattgtcagagctccctatgggtggcaaaagaaatgctgcagcccatagggatctcctggaaccccaataccctgggtacctcagtaccatatactagggaattataagggtgttccagtaagccaatgtaaattggtaaaattggtcactagcctgttagtgacaatttagaaagaaatgagagagcataaccactgagcttctgattagcagagcctcagtgagacagttagtcactacacaggtaacacattcaggcacacttatgagcactggggccctgggttaccagggtcccagtgacacatacaactaaaacaacatatatacagtgaaaaatgggggtaacatgccaggcaagatggtactttcctacagctacccccacagcatgcacaagcaggaaaacagtcgagaaggctgcaggatcagcgttacagagttgcagtagtcgtctttgctactatgttgcaggtttgcaggcttccagcgcggtcagcggtcgattccttatcagaaggtgaagagagagatgcagaggaactcggctgagctcatgcattcgttatctaaagtttccccagagacagagaccctaaatagccagaaaagagggtttagctacctaggagagaggataggctactaacacctgaaggagcctatcagcaggagtctctgacgtcacctggtggcactggccactcagagcagtccagtgtgccagcagcacctctgtttccaagatggcagaggtctggagcacactggaggagctctggacacctccctggggaggtgtgtgagaaggtagcctctttctagccttgttacccccacttttggcctgtttgtgagtgtatgtcaggatgtttgtcacagttttcactgtctcactgggatcctgatagccaggcctcagtgctcagtgAGAGAGACTAGCTGAGCAGCAGATTAGTTTTGTTAGGATTAAATGTCAGAATGGAAGTGTTAACTCCTCCAGCTCAGCAGCGGCGGCTGCTGACTATAACGCTTTGTGGGGCAGCGCACGGCGGGGGGtcagaataataaaataaaaaaaacacctatcTGCTGCTGCCAGACACTGCCTTGGTGTTCCCTGCGGCCTCTGTGCTTCTCTGcttgctcccctcccctccccacccaatccagactctTCTCTCATACTGTTactcagcatgagagaagtgcagggattggtctgagtgggctaAAATGACGCTCAGTTGGGGATCGGGAGTGTGCCaggttctccacccggctgtgcaacagagctcgggtggagagttctaagtgtgcatgtcagtttggccggcctaggaTGGACGGTCAAACTATCATGTGCACTTAGAGTGCACCACTCCTCCTTCCTGCTGCTGATCCTAGACTGGCAGACttgataaatgaaaaataaaatgatagtaaaacagttttattataattttatttttctactttctgctgcctttcagcaatgGAGCGGCGCTCCACCgcataacggaggagccgcccggGATGTTTGTTGTTAGCCCTTGACTTCTCTTATGTTTAATGGTAATTAGCATAATGAATATAACTTTCTTTCTGAAACTCTTTTCTACAGGATTCAAGAGGGAAGTTGCCTGTAAAACCACAGCTGTGAATCTCAACAATGCAGTTAGGAGTGTCACCAAAGCCCAGGATGTGAGGCTGGAAGCAGAGCTGATGATGAAATCCTACACTAACTGGGAAGAGTTTTTGGTGCCTGCTCCCATCTCCATCGCTATCATAGGAGAGCTGGCAGCCATTTCATCAGCCGGAGGGGACTTCTCTGTCAACCTAAATCCACCACAAGATGGGTTCAAGTACATGAAATACCCACAGTCGTTTGCTGCCACCCTAATGCAGGTCTGCAATACAGCCTGGAGTTCCTTcaacacagcaaacaaaaacatggatcAGAtcaggctcctctcaggttccatgtTAAGTTCTACTAAAGGAATAGTCGCTATTCTGTCCCAGAAAACTGCTATTGTTAATGCCCTGCTCCCTATGCAGCTAAGCTCTTTGCTTAATGTGTCCGATGAATGCACATCTTTAGCTAAGTCTGTGGAGATGAGTTTTGGGGAGACCATTCATCTAGTCAAGGAGGTGCTTGACGCTAGTTTGGAATCCAAGAAGGGCTACGAGAAGAAGATGGCCGATGTCAAGACCGCACTGGAGCAGCTCAGTTTAAGAGAATCATCCTCAAGGAAATCTTTGCAACTGGCAGAGGAGTTGAGGAAGACTACTGAAACACAGCTAAATGATGCAATTGCAGTGTTCAAGGATGCTAGGGATAAAGTACCCTCTGTGTGGGAAAGCATGGCTGCTAATTTTGTAGGTGGCCTTCTTGACACACCGTCTTTCACTATAAACAAAGGTATACACATGAAACTTGGCATAGATAGTCCTGCCAGAGGGACTGTGGGTACTGCTGGTACTGCTGGCATGAGTGTCGTGAAGACCATCCATGCGACCAGCACTATTTGCTCCAAGTCCAACCAGATGACAGCTATCACAGAAGGCCTTCTAAAAGTCTTGGGCAGTAATGGGGAAACTATTAACATGAACATTGTTTATGATGAGAGGGAAAAGTCAGTGACAACAAACTATGTAAAAGGACTGGTATTGTCTTTGAAACTGGATATCGCAGATAAAGCTGAGTGTTTAGCAAAAAAAATAATGAACGCAGTTCTACAATATACTGTTGCTATGTGTGAAGACTTGGAAAGAGCTGCATTATCTGAGAATTCAGATGACATGAACTTCAAATCAATTGCTCAAAAATTAAACTCACTCTTTAGAAGCTCATTAAAAGTTGACTCATACTGTAAACTAGTGACGAATTCACAGCCTTTGCAGCACAAGCCACCAAATGCAGCCAGCACTCAGGGTCCTGTTGGTATAGGCACTCAGTCTGCACAAATGGCACAGGCACGAGTGGAACAGGCCGTACTTCAGTTACAAAAAACTCAAGACAGTTACAATTACTCCTTCGAGAACttcaaaaaagaaaatgagaaactAACAGCAATCCTGGTTGAAATGAGGAGCCACAAACTGGAACAGATTGATTTTGGCACAGCCAAAAAGATGCTCATTAAAGGGCTGGACTCCCTGGGGAAGGTGAAGGAGCAGTGGGAGAAGATGATCCGCTTCTTTCAGATGTTTTCCAGCCTCATTAAGTCTTGCCTCTCAACAAATGTCAATGAATTAGTACAGTCCATTAACTCAGTGCAGAGCATTCCTAACTACTCTAATGATGCCTTTGTGAAGGACATGTTGTACAACCAAGCATTCAAAGTCAGTAACATTGCCAACCTAGTCAACATGATCTCATCTACCTACTGCGAGGTGTCCCAACGCTACCTGATGGACCGCGTGAGCACTTTAGGAAGACTCCTCACCATGACTCCCTCAAACCCTGAATTCCAGATACAGCGGGAGAAGTTACAAAGTGATTGTGCAGAGGCTCAAAAATCAATCCAAGCTTTGGTGATTTCAGAAAAGCAAGAGTTTGACATGAGTATAGAGGCAAGAGTTGATGCAATAAATTGCCAGCTGGGAGCAGCCATCCCACCCATGTCAGCAGCAGAAAAGAAGCTCATCAGTGAGGCTGTAAATGCAGGGGCAAGTGCAGTGGAAGGTTGAGGCAACATGAATCTAAAAGTTTGATTTTGCTAAGAGAGCAAATATATTGTCTTTAAGTCACTTTGATTCCTTGAAACTTTGCTTAGAAAATAATTAATTTGAGTTGTTTGGTGTACGGTATTTCCATTCCAGTGGGTGTAGGTGGTAGCTACTTTAAATTTGATATACTAAATTTATTTTTCCAAATAAAGAGTGTCCATTCATTTCAAATCATACTTGCTATGTCATTCTTCGGAAAATAAATTAAAGGCAGATAGCAAACAATGAAGGTTCAGTTATTTGTATTGGTATGTTAGTTACCTCAATCTATGAACCCAAAGCATACCTGAAATGTCTGCCTTGAAATCAAAGCATTGTTAAATAGCATGGTCCTTCACCTTAAGGGGGTATCTAAAGGGCCATAAGATGCATCTGATTTTGAACTCATAGGTATGTTCTTGGACAGAGTCTCAAATGCCTCAATCTTTGGAATCAAACCATTGTCAGGTACCTCTTATTCCAATGCCTTGATCTGACCAGAATTCTGAATTTAAAGCACCACTGCTTCAGAACATGTTTCTGCTTAGTACAGGGTTTACAGGCCAATCCCAAAGcagacctaggggcagatttactaatatttggggaacacaatgcagcaagacagcttactgtgctgcatcaaatggagaggacaggaatgcaccatatctgctAAGATATGGTTCATTCCTGCTCTCCTACGCTGGCGCATTGGTGGCTGCTATGCACAATGGCAGACagtcttgcaccatgctgcaacagTGTTGTGTTTCACCAGGATGGGATTGTTTTCTTGCAAGAGGAGAAATCTTCCTGCTCAGTCCTCTGAGACTTTTTCcttcttcaatgtgtgctgcaggaaaaaccgaggagaaataaacatatttctccctgTTATGCCTTCTCTGGGAAGGTGTACCATTTTGAGGCATTGACAGGTTTACTGGTGTTAGTAAATctg
This window encodes:
- the LOC138251274 gene encoding uncharacterized protein, with the translated sequence MGPRILMYSLAITLSILGSSYSGPVAIYRFKREVACKTTAVNLNNAVRSVTKAQDVRLEAELMMKSYTNWEEFLVPAPISIAIIGELAAISSAGGDFSVNLNPPQDGFKYMKYPQSFAATLMQVCNTAWSSFNTANKNMDQIRLLSGSMLSSTKGIVAILSQKTAIVNALLPMQLSSLLNVSDECTSLAKSVEMSFGETIHLVKEVLDASLESKKGYEKKMADVKTALEQLSLRESSSRKSLQLAEELRKTTETQLNDAIAVFKDARDKVPSVWESMAANFVGGLLDTPSFTINKGIHMKLGIDSPARGTVGTAGTAGMSVVKTIHATSTICSKSNQMTAITEGLLKVLGSNGETINMNIVYDEREKSVTTNYVKGLVLSLKLDIADKAECLAKKIMNAVLQYTVAMCEDLERAALSENSDDMNFKSIAQKLNSLFRSSLKVDSYCKLVTNSQPLQHKPPNAASTQGPVGIGTQSAQMAQARVEQAVLQLQKTQDSYNYSFENFKKENEKLTAILVEMRSHKLEQIDFGTAKKMLIKGLDSLGKVKEQWEKMIRFFQMFSSLIKSCLSTNVNELVQSINSVQSIPNYSNDAFVKDMLYNQAFKVSNIANLVNMISSTYCEVSQRYLMDRVSTLGRLLTMTPSNPEFQIQREKLQSDCAEAQKSIQALVISEKQEFDMSIEARVDAINCQLGAAIPPMSAAEKKLISEAVNAGASAVEG